The window TTAgtaactttctgtgcttgtttcacttAAATTAAGATGTGtgaaagcatttttcttctgcatagtaaagtttcaaagctgtatttaaGTCAGTtttcaattgtaaacttttgcaagaaccataacattttgttcagtgaGAGTTACAACTTCCATTCCCAAAGTATTTGTAacggaggttctactgtacatccAGTCAGACTCAAACCAACTTTTTTCCCATTTTAGCCTTTCAGTCAAGTGGGACAGGATTCCTCATCTCCACACTCCTCCAAGCCTCTATCAGATCTTGCTTTTCAGTTTAAGCAAacatccctcctgcccccaatatGTAATTTGTATCCAAAGCAATATGTCAACAGAAAAGTAGGTAACCACCATGTCAGATACTGCCAACTATTAATGATCCCTCAAATGCCAGTAACAGAAAATATGCCACAGCTGTTCTGAATACAAGCATTTGTTTTGGGCTGACTAGCATGATCAGAACAAACTGTTACATCAGTAACAGCCTGATGACTACATCTAAATCAGCTCCCTTTCCAATCAAATTTAGCTTAAATTGGGGCTCTAGAGGTAGACTATCTAAAGctattccaagtagtaacagatccCCCTAATgccaaaaataaacatttatcaAGTTGTGATGCCTATCTTAAATGGACAGCATCAACTTGGAAAATTacttgtctgcaaattttgtagCTAGTATACCTCTAAACAAGAAGCTACTAAGTTGGGGGGAACCGCAACATTTTGTAATTGTTATCTAGTCACTTCCTGTTGCTGCAAAAGCAAACGTAGAAAAAAGCATTTTCTTGAAACTACTGCAGCTTTTTCTTTACATGTTCACATTGTTCCCTTTAAGGATTGATACGTAGTACATTTTTCAGATACTTCAACATTGCAGTTGTGTCCTAGCTCATGGGAGTCTTCCTGTATGACTACTGTTGTCATATGCACTGACTCCAGGCTGGCATAGGTCACAAATAAATGAATCAATCAAGTAGATTAAGGGCCAAAGCCTGAAAACAGTGCCAAGCAGCAAAGTGCATTCGGAAAGTGACAGTATTCTGGGTCTTCCAAATTATAAACCACTTGTCCTCCCCTCCAAACTCATATCCCAGTTTGCTTGTATTCCCTGAATTCTACACCAGCAGCAGCTCTATACTGTATAGTATCTCCATTCCATTAGCTAGTGAGTCCAGGAGACTACCAAACTCTTGGTTATAAAGACAGCCAGGGTCTGTAGTGAGAAAATTGGTCTGGTCTTTCAAAtgcacccccctctccccccaaacacacaaaAGCCAACTACTATTAAATAATTTATTAGGCAGTAATACACAATTTAGCATCAAGCTCTTATGTACATGGCACATAAAACTTCTACTCTGACTACCCTATTCAGGGACTTTAGCTCTTTTGCCCTTGGCCTTGCGGACCTCTTCAATCAAATCTTTCAAATACTGGATTTCTTTGCTCAGGGAATCTGCCTTCTCCTTCAGTgcctcattcttctgctctagcTCTCTGCACTCCCCAGACAATGCCTCCTGTTCTGCCCTTTTCTTCTGCCGATAACGTGTGGCAGCTGTCTTATTCTGCTCCATCTTCTTCAGTTTCTTATCAGCTCTTTTTTCTCCCTTCACCTTTGCTGAAACTATCTTCTCAGCAGCTTGATCATATGGTTTGGGCCGCACAGATTCACAAATGGGGTCTGTGGCAAACTGGCTGTCAGTGAGAGATTCTACAGAGGTGGTTGGACTGTGTTGGGGGGTCCCCAGATAAGACTCTGGGCTCATGCATATTCCACTATCATCTGAGTGggcttcctcctctttctccaaCTTGGGGACCACCACCACAAATGTGGTGGCTTCTGACTTTCTGTCTCCTTCCAGTACATCAACTTCACTGCCTAGATCTAAACTAAAAGAATGGTCTGGAGTGGAAGTCAGGGaccctggggagaggggaagagacagaagGAGGGTGAGTGAGGCCACCTGATCTACTCCAATTGAAGATTCAGGGTGATGGATAATTGGGTCAGTTATCAGTGGAGGTTCCTTGTTGTCAATTTCCTGGGTAGGAGGGTCTAATAGATCACACGTGTCTTCCAACGTGGCAATGAGCTCGTCTGGAGAGACGGTGGCTTCCAAGTCATCCATTCCTAACAGGGCATCAAAGTCAAATTCCTTCAGATCCATCTTCTCCACCATCCAATCCATGCCTGAGAAGGCATCCTCTGCAACACAAGGAAACTTAATTACCATAAAAGTACAACCGTCTCTCACACAATCAACTCAAGCCttatgcaaaatattttgtatctggagttttttcagatttttttcctctaTCCATTCCCTAGTTGCTAAACTTTTTCACATGCCAACTTGACAAAATCTAGTACTCGCAGCAGATTCTGCCGCCATCACTTTCACACATTCTGCACAGTACAGCCTGCTCAGGCCTAATTTTTAGGTCTGACCCAGACTGGACCCAAGCCCACCTAACCCTGAGAGGGTCAAACTGTTTTCTAACCTAACCCCAACCCAGCACCACCACTGCTTCATGCCCAATGGGTCAGCTCTCCTTCATCTGCCTCTTGTGGCATGAAGAGGCTGCATGCATCAGCAACTTCATGGCTCTGCTCCTGCCACCCACTAGCATGTGAGAGACTGATATGCACACTCACTGTACTGTGGAATGAGGTTTCTGGCAGAACCAAGAAGCTGCACCAACCTGACTCCAAGAGGGTTGGGTTGTTTTTCTACCTGATACTTGTCATTTGTCTGGGATGGGTTGTAGGGCTCTACTATACAGGCCAAAATAACCCTGAGAGTGACTTATGACATTCCATTTCTCTCTGGCTCCTCCAGTCTCTACATTGGAATTGAAGTGTTCAGGGAGAGACTTTAAGAGATAAGTGAAAGCAAATGACAGCAACATTCCCACATCTTGTGGGATCCTTCCCCCAAGTATAGGCTTCTGAACCATATGTGGAACATGGAGGAAGATGCTCTTGATTCTAAACAGACACAGCTGTTTCATCCACCTAAAGAGCTCACTGGTTAATTACAACAACAGCAGAATGTTACGTGATATGCAAATACTTCCTGACAGGACATTTGATGTGAACACCTAGTCTAAACTGATCCAAGCCGATATATTTCCTGTGTGAAAAAAGTAATGCCTTACCCTGGCTGTTATCTGTGATTTTGCCCAAACTATCCAGAGCCAGCCAGTTGGAGGAGACTGCCTTAGCCTTGTCGCTGGAGAACCCATGCGAACAGAGGGGCTTGGCCACCTCCAGGTAGTCATCTAGAAGTCCTAGGCTTTCCTCAGCCACCAAAGACGACTGGTTGAAGGGGGATAGAAAACCCCCCAACAGCATCTCGTTGGTCAAGAGGTTCATCTTGGTCAAGTTTTAATGCTTTTTTGTCAAAGAGTGTAGATGAGTAGGTGTCTTTGTCAATTACAGCAATGCTGCTGTGAGGTGCTTTGAAAAACCTGGAGCAAAGATAAAAGATCATTTGTTATATAGCAGATGCACCCATTTCTGTTTGATTTGACTTAAATACTGAATGTTCTCTACCAGtgtaaaaatgttaatttaaagaaaacaaaaaaatccactatCAAAATCATGTTATGGAACACTAAGCAGACTAGGGTTGTTTCCCTTTTCAGGATCTCACTTTTCCTGTCAGACATATTCTTTGCTTTTTGATCCCTTCCTGCCCATCTCAGAATCCTATCCCCACAACAGTGCCATCTGGTAACTACTAAAATGGTGCTCATTAAATCTTAAAAAGGGCCACTTAAGTTTGGCCACTTAAGTTTCCTCATGACCAAATATGGTCATCTCTACTGCTAGAGCCACACCCACCATTCTGCTGTGACTCACCCATAGCAGGACTCATGCGCCTATGCCAAACTGCAGCCATTTCATGTTCCTGCCCGCGTGCCTCTTTCCCCACCCTATAAATAGGCAGCCATTTTGTGTATCCTGCCACGTTTCCACTGGGGCTACTCTGACAGCAGCTTGCATCTAACAGATTAAAGCCTGCCCAGaatccgcaggggcagagcggcACTAAATAGCTCGGATTCCCAGCCAGTGACCAGGGGAGGGAAAGTCTTACGGCACAGACAAAAAGGGGACATTTAAGGATGACATGGGCTGTCGCCTGGAACCCCAGGCAGGGATAACAATAGCGGGGAGGTTGGGTGAGAGCTGAACGAGCATCATTTGCGCTTGCAGCCGCAGGATTCCGCCCGAGAGCAGAGCCCTGCGGACCCGCGCGCCTCCAGAGGCTCGGGGTGGAGAGAAGGCGAGACAGCTCGCGAGGCTCCAGACTCACGTGCCgacacactccccacccccacgatCCAGGATGGAccgctcctgccctgcctgtgaGGAATGGTTTCTCCCCGGGCTAAGAGGGTCACAGGaattcacccccccacacacacacacgcaactcGCTCACCCCCCTAACGGGATGGAAACGCGCAATGGAACGTTCAGAACGTGTCGAGGGGACCgtaccaacccccccacccccttcgcGAGAGACTAACCCCCTCGCTACGCACTGCACCATTCTAAGCCCCCACCCCCGGACCGGGGAGAAACCATTCGCCAACATGGGGGAGGCCTTCTCAGCTCCCtagtcccctgcccccacccccgtacTCACGCCATGGTTGCAGACGCCGGGGATGGGCCGAGGACGCCGCTGCTGTTGCTGCGCCCGCTGCACTGGCCGATGCCGCTGCTGGCCCTGCCGCCCTTACAAAGccatggcggcggcggcggcctgGCTGGCCGGGTGGGTCCGAGCTGCGCCCACACACATACAATCTCAAGGGGccctagacagacagacaatgagAGAGCGCGCCTCACGCTCCCCGCTTATATAGCGCCCGCCGTCTTGCGTCTAACAAAATGAGATCCGGTAAGACTGTATCCTTCCGCCAGATTCACCGCGCGCTCAAAACTGTCTGTGCCACTGGAAAGGCTCTGCGCCCAGGTGCCTTCCCCTGCCTGGCTAAAGACACCAAGTCTCCTGGTCTCGCACACGGCAGAGATCGGGGCTAGCGAACACGCGTCAAAAGTAATACACGGACTATATTATATGCCACACAGACACTGTACCGCATTGTCTCAAAGTGACGTCACACAGAGACAGAGGCGGGGCCTCACCACTGAGCCTGGCCAAAAACCGCAGGGAATACCACGTGGGCTTGCAGAGCGCTGATTGGCTGATACCGCGCGTTCACGTGTGATGCGAGCTACCATTGGTTACGGCGAGAGAAAGACGCAAATAGCGGGACCCGGAGATAGGGGAGGGAATGCGGGAATGGGATGAATGGCGGGTGGGCAGGCCCAGGAGGCCTGTGCGGAGAACGGGGTGCTGCAACGTGTGCGGCCCTGCGCGCCTTGCCAGCCTCCCcatacccctccccctgcagtgccagccctgcctccccactgcccactcgctgctgtgccagccctgcccccactgcccccttcctGCTGTGCCAGTCCTGCCCCTCCTTCCCGTgctgtgccagccctgcccccactgccccctctcctgctgtgccagccctgcccccactgcccccttcctGCTGTGCCAGTCCTGCCCCTCCTTCCCGTgctgtgccagccctgcccccactgcccctctcccctgctgtgccagccctgcccccactgccccctctcctgctgtgccagccctgcccctccttcccgtgctgtgccagccctgcccccactgccccctctcctactgtgccagccctgcccccactgccccctaccCTGCTGTGCCAGTCctgtccctccttcccctgctgtgccagccctgcccccactgccccctctcctactgtgccagccctgcccccactgccccctaccCTGCTGTGCCAGTCctgtccctccttcccctgctgtgccagccctgcccccactgccccctctcctactgtgccagccctgcccccactgccccctaccCTGCTGTGCCAGTCctgtccctccttcccctgctgtgccagccctgcccccactgccccctaccCTGCTGTTCCAGCTCTGCCCCTCTTTCCCCTTGATGAGTGTGGTTCTGGCCTAGTTCTGCTTAGCACCTCAGTTCAGCTTAGCAATAACATAGCAAGGCCTACTGGTTAATTtactggctaggtagacaggcCAGCACAGACATCTGTGTGACCTTGCTAGATAAGAGAATGCTTGTAGAGGCTGGGAAAGAAAAATGCTTACAGACACTTTTTAAAGTAACATGTATTCTTCTTTGTACTAAGCATGAAGTTATCAAGAAGTAACAGTTCTTTGTTTTGTATGCTGGGAACAAATGCTGGGAAGGTACAGTGATGATGCGACAGAATAGCTAATAAAAAGCAGTTTCAATTTGTGAAGGGGGGGCTGGTTCTGTATGGAGTGAGATGGGC of the Gopherus flavomarginatus isolate rGopFla2 chromosome 1, rGopFla2.mat.asm, whole genome shotgun sequence genome contains:
- the ATF4 gene encoding cyclic AMP-dependent transcription factor ATF-4, giving the protein MNLLTNEMLLGGFLSPFNQSSLVAEESLGLLDDYLEVAKPLCSHGFSSDKAKAVSSNWLALDSLGKITDNSQEDAFSGMDWMVEKMDLKEFDFDALLGMDDLEATVSPDELIATLEDTCDLLDPPTQEIDNKEPPLITDPIIHHPESSIGVDQVASLTLLLSLPLSPGSLTSTPDHSFSLDLGSEVDVLEGDRKSEATTFVVVVPKLEKEEEAHSDDSGICMSPESYLGTPQHSPTTSVESLTDSQFATDPICESVRPKPYDQAAEKIVSAKVKGEKRADKKLKKMEQNKTAATRYRQKKRAEQEALSGECRELEQKNEALKEKADSLSKEIQYLKDLIEEVRKAKGKRAKVPE